From the Roseiconus lacunae genome, one window contains:
- a CDS encoding DUF4430 domain-containing protein, translating into MMKNGLYLIGLYLTVTWVSGCGAPQTDPDTGSTVNPGVAEANATGPVTIVIDRGTGEETTETISDVADGETLESVMKRVESAEIKFRGSGTTAFVESIGDLGTTSGEGWTFTIDDEFASQGIGQLKLHPPTKIRWSYGGFE; encoded by the coding sequence ATGATGAAGAACGGACTGTATTTAATCGGACTGTATTTGACCGTCACATGGGTCAGCGGCTGCGGAGCCCCCCAAACCGACCCCGATACGGGTTCAACTGTGAACCCGGGCGTGGCCGAAGCGAATGCTACGGGCCCGGTGACGATTGTGATCGACCGTGGAACGGGCGAGGAGACGACAGAGACAATCAGCGACGTCGCTGACGGTGAAACACTCGAAAGCGTCATGAAACGCGTCGAGTCTGCCGAGATCAAATTCCGTGGCAGTGGGACGACTGCGTTTGTCGAATCGATCGGCGACCTTGGTACAACCAGCGGCGAAGGGTGGACGTTTACCATCGACGACGAATTTGCCAGCCAAGGAATCGGCCAGCTAAAGCTGCATCCGCCCACCAAGATTCGCTGGAGTTACGGTGGATTCGAATAA
- a CDS encoding cytochrome c: MPSQKLISLTASGAAIFTLAYVFCLTVAADDRRAPAPKFDAGSTRGIFFESVSDAISGQRPSLQSLRQTKTPAAAVAAGSTGATQAKAGPWDNLISATSIEDEVKRMKLHYDSVVTTPGPFKSGGYEDARLDLMVMSSMFAIITEYEGDVRWKDDAAAARDLLGRTAFNCNAGTTQVFNEARARKDDLQDLISGGGLRGRKAEDGNDWASIADRAPLMQYAEALNDQLREATGDQAMVESEPGDVRRPAELLAVLGRILVQEGMDEADDEDYRNYSKAMSDAATEVTRGLELKDYGMISKGVGNIMQSCDACHADYR; the protein is encoded by the coding sequence ATGCCTTCCCAAAAACTGATTTCCCTAACCGCATCAGGCGCCGCAATATTTACGTTGGCGTACGTGTTCTGTTTGACGGTAGCGGCGGATGATCGGCGGGCCCCCGCACCGAAATTTGATGCCGGATCGACCCGCGGAATTTTTTTCGAATCCGTTTCCGATGCCATCAGCGGTCAACGGCCTAGCCTTCAGTCACTGCGTCAGACGAAGACCCCGGCGGCAGCGGTCGCGGCGGGGTCCACGGGCGCCACACAGGCAAAAGCTGGTCCCTGGGACAACCTGATTTCGGCGACCTCGATCGAAGACGAGGTCAAACGGATGAAGCTGCACTACGATTCTGTCGTCACCACACCGGGGCCGTTCAAGAGCGGCGGGTATGAGGACGCCCGGCTCGACCTGATGGTAATGAGCAGCATGTTCGCGATCATCACCGAATACGAAGGCGATGTCCGCTGGAAAGACGATGCCGCCGCGGCACGCGACCTACTTGGCCGAACGGCGTTCAATTGCAACGCCGGTACGACTCAAGTTTTCAACGAGGCTCGGGCGCGAAAAGATGACCTGCAAGACCTGATTAGCGGGGGCGGACTGCGAGGCCGAAAAGCTGAAGATGGAAACGATTGGGCATCCATCGCCGACCGCGCGCCGTTGATGCAGTACGCCGAGGCGTTGAACGATCAACTTCGCGAAGCGACCGGTGATCAAGCAATGGTCGAGAGTGAACCCGGTGACGTGCGGCGGCCCGCCGAACTGCTCGCCGTCCTCGGCCGCATCCTGGTCCAGGAAGGGATGGACGAAGCAGACGACGAGGACTACCGGAATTACAGCAAGGCGATGTCCGATGCGGCCACGGAAGTCACTCGCGGCCTGGAGTTGAAGGACTACGGCATGATCAGCAAGGGGGTTGGAAACATCATGCAGTCCTGCGACGCCTGTCACGCCGACTATCGATAA
- a CDS encoding c-type cytochrome has product MTCRFSYVLLACLLLPSLLLPGLLFAAENTDDDAAQARRDAVLVRAIERMQDFNYREHPEVIAAIDRQLHRTQGTPEFIRLVKKFQPAGIEKQLIETLVGDNRSAAVEAAVLLLEMEHGRPLVRQRLIDKAHGPVVAEVLGLLGNGRAIYFLSEITRQAEQPFDLRRAAVVGLARSKGGQKKLIEQADQKQLVGDTWLIAGALLARSDDESLRKAAGRVLPQPAQKDAKPLPPVDQLAKAKGDAVAGMKLFRGVATCANCHIVNGHGKDVGPNLSEIGSKLSREAMLTAILLPSAGISHNYENYVVLTAEGQVIAGLKMSETDREVVIRTADAIDRKIEVDDIESMKKSEKSVMPENLHHLFGQQGLVDLVEYMATLKKADPS; this is encoded by the coding sequence ATGACATGCCGGTTCTCGTATGTACTGCTCGCGTGCTTGTTGCTCCCCAGTTTACTGCTCCCTGGTTTGCTGTTCGCGGCCGAAAATACAGACGATGACGCCGCGCAGGCTCGTCGTGATGCGGTGTTGGTTCGTGCCATCGAACGGATGCAGGACTTCAATTACCGCGAGCATCCCGAGGTGATCGCCGCGATCGACCGGCAACTTCACCGGACGCAGGGAACCCCCGAATTCATTCGCTTGGTCAAAAAATTTCAACCCGCGGGCATCGAAAAACAACTGATTGAAACGTTGGTGGGTGATAATCGATCGGCCGCCGTCGAAGCAGCAGTATTACTGTTAGAAATGGAGCATGGGCGACCGCTCGTGCGGCAACGCTTGATCGACAAGGCACATGGGCCGGTGGTCGCCGAAGTGTTGGGTTTACTTGGCAACGGGCGAGCGATCTATTTCTTAAGTGAAATCACGCGGCAAGCCGAACAGCCATTCGATTTGCGACGTGCCGCCGTCGTAGGCTTGGCTCGTAGCAAGGGCGGCCAAAAGAAATTGATCGAGCAGGCCGATCAAAAACAATTGGTCGGTGACACTTGGTTGATCGCCGGCGCATTGCTCGCCCGCAGTGACGATGAAAGTTTGCGGAAAGCCGCCGGCCGAGTCCTTCCACAGCCAGCACAGAAAGACGCCAAGCCGCTTCCCCCGGTGGATCAACTTGCCAAAGCCAAGGGCGACGCGGTTGCCGGAATGAAACTGTTCCGTGGCGTCGCGACCTGCGCCAACTGCCATATCGTCAACGGCCACGGAAAAGATGTCGGCCCCAACCTCTCGGAGATCGGCAGCAAGCTTTCTCGTGAAGCGATGTTGACCGCGATCCTTTTGCCAAGTGCCGGGATCAGTCACAATTATGAGAACTACGTTGTCTTGACGGCCGAAGGCCAAGTGATCGCGGGCTTGAAGATGTCCGAAACCGACCGCGAGGTGGTCATCCGAACCGCCGATGCGATCGACCGAAAGATCGAAGTCGATGACATCGAGTCGATGAAGAAAAGCGAAAAATCAGTGATGCCGGAAAACCTGCATCATCTCTTCGGACAGCAGGGCCTCGTCGACTTAGTTGAGTACATGGCGACACTGAAGAAAGCCGATCCTTCGTAA
- a CDS encoding PVC-type heme-binding CxxCH protein: MMRRHRSWAMILSVQLVLLVHSLVVAAEPKHVLMVAGPRSHNYGAHEHFAGLRILQDAIEQSSDAKVTVVRQWPSDEQLRSADTVVIYCDGGRRHVAMDHRDQLRKRLGEGCGLVCLHYAVEMVPGEPGDDWVDLLGGHFEVHYSVNPHWIAEFSELPTHPITRGVQPFATDDEWYFHMRFKEDADITPILYAVAPEHTMKRPDGAHSGNPIVRKSVAAGEPQTVAWAYDRADGGRSFGFTGGHYHWNWGNDDVRRLVTNAILWTAGETIPESGVSLGKEKVGLEDLLKNQDYDQPKNFNEQQVIEKFRLDKDTPKANGNDDQSSSVKPRRLFASDVVTTKTPGHRVEMKVALDGARDLFLIADDGDNGYSCDWANWIDPMIHGKSGSMSLLDLPWKRATSGWGNVRKNQNCQGQPWSVDGTPLGTHAIGTHANSVIHYRLPEGFTTFTAIGALDDGGTNQNGGNDTSVRFAVYADAAPASVGTIAKASNDAAKRDPKNAIAGITVADGLELTLSASEPLLRSLTNLDIDTQGRVWVCDVMNYRRNNGSRPEGDRILILEDTNGDGVMDQTTTFYQGRDIDSAMGICVLDGEQGREVIVTASPNVWRFTDADGDDVPEQKTAIFTGVGNPQHDHSGHSFLFGPDGKLYWNFGNTGEQVKNADGDTVIDIHGRPVVDNGAPLLGGMPFRCDLDGSNFEVLAHNFRNNWETTVDSFGTLWQSDNDDDGNRGTRINFVMEHGNYGYRDEITGAGWRDDRMNIEDEIPLQHWHLNDPGVVPNLLQTGAGSPSGICFYEGRLLPKRFWDQMIHCDPGPNVVRAYPVKVDGAGYQATIEPLLTGSNDPWFRPADVCVAPDGSLFVTDWYDPGVGGHHQGDLDRGRLFRVAPPRTKYVVPNYDYSTAAGATAALKNPNRAIQSRAWRALNAMGAGAESELLKLFGDNNPRFQARALWLLGKIEGRGQHYVQKGLEHTEPNLRITAIRLAKQLNDTPSQWLADAADDPSPAVRRELAIALRYDKSDAMPGLWAKLATAYDGKDRWYLEALGIGSDVRAEECFDAYLSAVKGRWDTPAGRDITWRIRAPKAAEAMVSLIADPSRPLNETDRYFRSLEFHDPVVRTEALRRLLP; encoded by the coding sequence ATGATGCGTCGACATCGTTCCTGGGCGATGATTTTGTCCGTCCAGCTAGTCCTCTTGGTCCATTCGCTCGTGGTCGCGGCCGAACCCAAGCACGTGCTGATGGTCGCCGGCCCCCGATCGCATAACTATGGCGCCCACGAACATTTCGCCGGATTGCGGATTCTGCAAGATGCGATCGAACAGAGCTCCGACGCCAAAGTCACCGTGGTTCGCCAATGGCCCTCCGACGAACAACTGCGTTCCGCTGACACCGTGGTGATTTATTGTGACGGCGGACGTCGGCATGTGGCGATGGATCATCGTGATCAACTACGAAAACGGCTTGGCGAAGGCTGTGGCTTGGTTTGTTTGCACTACGCGGTCGAAATGGTCCCCGGCGAACCGGGCGACGATTGGGTTGACTTGCTCGGTGGCCATTTCGAAGTCCACTACAGCGTGAACCCGCACTGGATTGCCGAGTTCAGCGAGCTGCCTACCCACCCGATCACGCGTGGCGTCCAACCCTTCGCGACCGATGACGAGTGGTACTTCCACATGCGATTTAAAGAGGACGCCGATATCACACCGATTCTTTACGCGGTCGCTCCGGAACACACCATGAAGCGTCCCGACGGTGCTCACAGCGGCAACCCGATCGTCCGAAAAAGCGTTGCCGCTGGTGAACCACAAACGGTCGCCTGGGCCTATGACCGAGCCGACGGCGGTCGCTCGTTCGGGTTCACCGGTGGGCACTATCACTGGAACTGGGGAAACGATGATGTTCGCCGTTTGGTGACCAACGCAATCCTCTGGACGGCGGGCGAAACGATTCCCGAGTCGGGAGTTAGCTTGGGCAAGGAAAAAGTCGGCCTAGAAGATCTCTTGAAGAACCAAGATTATGATCAGCCGAAGAATTTCAATGAGCAACAAGTCATTGAAAAGTTCCGGCTCGATAAGGATACCCCAAAGGCGAACGGCAACGACGATCAATCCTCCAGTGTCAAGCCGCGTCGGCTATTCGCAAGTGACGTCGTGACGACGAAAACTCCCGGTCATCGCGTCGAGATGAAGGTGGCACTTGATGGCGCTCGCGATTTATTCCTGATCGCAGACGATGGAGATAACGGCTATTCGTGTGATTGGGCCAATTGGATTGACCCGATGATTCACGGAAAATCCGGTTCGATGTCGCTGCTCGACCTGCCATGGAAACGAGCGACAAGCGGCTGGGGGAATGTTCGCAAAAACCAAAACTGCCAAGGGCAACCTTGGTCAGTCGATGGTACTCCGCTGGGAACCCATGCGATCGGAACACATGCCAACAGCGTGATCCATTATCGCTTGCCCGAAGGTTTCACAACGTTCACCGCGATCGGCGCACTTGATGACGGCGGTACAAATCAAAACGGGGGCAATGACACCAGCGTACGATTCGCCGTTTATGCCGATGCGGCCCCGGCATCGGTCGGTACGATTGCCAAGGCCAGCAACGACGCAGCCAAACGAGACCCCAAGAACGCGATCGCAGGTATCACCGTCGCCGACGGATTAGAGTTGACATTGTCGGCCAGTGAACCGCTGCTGCGTAGCTTGACCAACCTCGACATCGATACCCAAGGCAGGGTGTGGGTGTGTGACGTGATGAATTATCGTCGCAACAACGGTTCACGTCCGGAAGGCGACCGAATCCTGATCCTCGAAGACACCAACGGTGACGGTGTGATGGACCAAACGACGACCTTCTACCAAGGTCGCGACATTGATTCGGCCATGGGGATTTGTGTCCTCGACGGTGAACAAGGACGCGAAGTCATCGTCACCGCATCTCCGAACGTGTGGCGGTTCACCGATGCCGATGGGGACGACGTTCCGGAACAGAAAACGGCAATCTTTACTGGTGTCGGAAATCCACAGCACGACCACTCCGGACACTCGTTTTTGTTTGGCCCGGACGGAAAACTGTATTGGAATTTCGGCAACACCGGCGAACAAGTCAAAAATGCCGACGGTGATACGGTCATTGACATCCACGGTCGTCCGGTCGTCGACAACGGCGCGCCGCTACTCGGTGGGATGCCTTTTCGATGTGATTTAGACGGTTCAAATTTTGAGGTCCTCGCGCACAACTTTCGGAACAACTGGGAAACCACCGTCGACTCATTCGGCACGCTTTGGCAAAGCGACAACGACGACGACGGAAACCGTGGAACACGGATCAACTTCGTCATGGAGCACGGCAATTATGGCTACCGAGACGAAATCACCGGTGCCGGGTGGCGTGACGACCGGATGAACATCGAAGATGAAATCCCGTTACAACACTGGCATCTAAACGATCCCGGTGTCGTCCCCAATCTGCTGCAAACCGGAGCCGGTTCGCCAAGTGGTATCTGTTTCTACGAAGGTCGTTTACTGCCGAAACGCTTTTGGGACCAAATGATCCACTGTGACCCGGGCCCCAATGTCGTTCGTGCTTATCCCGTCAAGGTCGACGGTGCGGGCTATCAAGCGACGATCGAGCCCTTGTTGACCGGCAGCAATGACCCTTGGTTTCGCCCCGCCGATGTCTGCGTCGCACCCGATGGATCATTGTTCGTCACCGACTGGTATGACCCCGGAGTCGGCGGGCACCATCAAGGAGACCTCGACCGAGGTCGACTGTTTCGGGTCGCGCCGCCACGAACTAAGTATGTCGTTCCGAACTATGACTACAGCACCGCAGCCGGCGCCACCGCCGCGCTGAAAAATCCTAATCGCGCGATTCAGTCGCGTGCGTGGCGAGCGTTAAATGCGATGGGGGCGGGGGCCGAATCGGAACTTCTCAAACTGTTCGGCGACAACAATCCGCGTTTCCAAGCTCGCGCATTGTGGCTGCTCGGAAAGATCGAAGGCCGAGGACAACACTATGTCCAAAAGGGACTGGAGCACACCGAACCAAATTTGCGAATCACCGCAATTCGGTTGGCTAAGCAATTAAACGATACGCCGTCACAGTGGCTGGCCGACGCCGCGGACGACCCTTCACCGGCCGTCCGTCGCGAGTTGGCAATCGCATTGCGGTACGACAAAAGCGATGCGATGCCAGGGTTGTGGGCCAAGTTGGCGACCGCATACGACGGAAAAGATCGTTGGTATCTCGAAGCTCTGGGGATTGGCAGCGATGTCCGTGCCGAGGAATGCTTTGACGCCTATCTCAGTGCGGTCAAGGGCCGCTGGGATACGCCCGCCGGACGAGATATCACGTGGCGAATTCGGGCCCCCAAGGCGGCCGAAGCGATGGTGTCATTGATCGCCGACCCATCCCGACCGCTGAACGAAACGGATCGATACTTCCGCAGTTTAGAATTTCACGATCCCGTCGTCCGAACCGAAGCCCTGCGAAGATTGCTTCCGTAA
- a CDS encoding helix-turn-helix transcriptional regulator, producing MLNQPSGNDPSGNAPNGNDAVTPTSPQPDPKFPTSSSSLVDFVQTTERISTTIAAALERGEPLEPIIDRENDSIYLKSADQRLLCSNQVYRRIFTPDELPVGRFGSSFLHKTIIPISEISDKLILEGCMDAIFDHYGRDSEGQLSLFRTAKKSLIGVGQGSFAILGITRVEKTLVDANNEIAKGAFLAEQWRRFNELPELDRQIAISLARGMSAMEIAQEREVSKRTIENHRNSILSELDLGSPLEMIKLLVRLQEKGFGDFGV from the coding sequence ATGCTAAACCAACCTTCCGGCAATGACCCTTCCGGTAATGCCCCCAACGGCAATGATGCTGTCACTCCCACCAGTCCGCAACCGGATCCGAAGTTCCCAACTTCCAGTTCCAGCCTCGTAGATTTTGTTCAAACCACCGAACGCATTTCGACGACGATCGCCGCGGCACTTGAACGCGGGGAACCGCTTGAGCCGATCATTGATCGTGAAAATGATTCAATCTATCTGAAATCGGCCGACCAGCGATTACTTTGCTCCAATCAAGTCTATCGACGTATTTTTACACCCGACGAATTGCCCGTCGGTCGATTCGGTTCTTCGTTTTTGCACAAGACGATCATCCCGATCAGCGAAATTTCCGACAAGCTGATTCTGGAAGGCTGCATGGACGCGATCTTTGACCACTACGGTCGCGATTCCGAGGGCCAGTTGTCGCTGTTTCGAACCGCCAAAAAGTCTTTGATCGGCGTCGGGCAAGGATCGTTTGCGATCTTAGGCATCACTCGCGTCGAAAAAACATTGGTCGACGCCAACAACGAAATCGCTAAGGGAGCGTTCCTCGCCGAACAATGGCGTCGTTTCAACGAGCTTCCCGAACTCGATCGTCAGATTGCGATCTCGCTCGCCCGCGGTATGTCGGCGATGGAAATTGCCCAAGAACGCGAAGTGTCCAAGCGAACAATCGAAAATCATCGCAATAGTATTCTCAGCGAGCTCGATCTTGGGTCACCACTCGAGATGATCAAGCTATTGGTTCGATTGCAAGAAAAAGGGTTTGGCGATTTCGGCGTGTAA
- a CDS encoding ThuA domain-containing protein: MITIKLRVFFIASVVLLGITGSRKTWAQPSTTSIKSVLNVQLRSQRLQDSQPIYRPVIDSQSWQANKTAVIVCDMWDSHHCYRAVKRATELAPRMNAFLDTVREQGVTIIHAPSSCMSAYQDHPARKRAAEISKAVPLPAGINQWCYTIDREADEDYPIDQSDGGEDDTPEEHEAWRQQLIRQGRNPRSPWKKQMDALTIDASCDFISDRGDEIWSLLKQRSIDNVMLVGVHTNMCVLGRPFGLRQLAKNHVNVALVRDLTDTMYNPAAKPFVNHFTGTDLVIDYIERTVCPTISSEQILGGSAFRFSSDTRPTIVMMIGESEYATAETLPRYALENLGKTFRVRYVLEHHDRDNHFVGLDGLDEADLLVVSVRRKPLPGEQLQRVRDYISAGKSVLGIRTASHAFCLRNSAPPEGLVDWPEFDREVFGGNYTNHHPNTLSSKVFPAAPLPQQSPLARGIEIRPFRQGGSLYKVRPLVSTATVLAIGRAEGVGDEPVAWAYTRVDGGQSFYTSLGHRQDFRTDEFIELLDQVIKTYSGVGNTH; this comes from the coding sequence ATGATAACGATCAAGTTAAGAGTGTTCTTCATCGCAAGCGTTGTGCTGCTTGGCATCACCGGATCGCGTAAGACTTGGGCACAACCCTCGACCACGTCAATCAAATCGGTGTTGAACGTTCAGCTTCGGTCGCAACGCTTACAGGATTCCCAGCCGATTTATCGTCCCGTCATTGATTCACAGTCTTGGCAGGCGAACAAGACTGCCGTGATTGTGTGTGATATGTGGGATTCACATCATTGCTATCGCGCCGTCAAGCGAGCGACAGAGTTGGCCCCGCGAATGAATGCATTTTTGGATACGGTCCGCGAGCAAGGCGTGACGATCATTCATGCTCCCAGTAGTTGCATGTCGGCCTATCAGGATCATCCGGCGAGAAAGCGGGCGGCAGAAATCTCCAAAGCAGTGCCGCTTCCAGCGGGTATCAACCAATGGTGCTATACGATCGACCGAGAAGCCGACGAAGATTATCCGATCGACCAAAGTGATGGTGGCGAAGACGACACGCCTGAGGAGCATGAGGCGTGGCGACAACAGTTGATTCGACAAGGTCGAAATCCGCGATCACCTTGGAAGAAACAGATGGACGCGCTCACGATCGATGCGTCTTGCGATTTCATCAGCGATCGAGGCGATGAAATTTGGAGTCTGTTAAAACAGCGTTCGATCGACAACGTAATGTTGGTCGGCGTTCACACCAACATGTGTGTCCTTGGTCGACCGTTTGGTCTGCGTCAACTTGCCAAGAACCATGTCAATGTTGCCTTGGTCCGTGACTTGACCGACACGATGTACAATCCGGCCGCAAAGCCATTTGTCAATCACTTCACCGGAACCGATTTAGTCATCGATTACATCGAGAGAACGGTCTGCCCGACAATTTCGAGCGAGCAGATTCTTGGTGGTTCGGCGTTTCGGTTTTCGTCCGATACCCGACCAACGATTGTCATGATGATTGGCGAGTCGGAATATGCGACCGCTGAAACGCTGCCACGGTACGCACTCGAAAACCTTGGGAAGACATTCCGTGTTCGCTATGTCTTAGAACACCATGACCGGGACAATCATTTCGTTGGACTCGATGGTCTCGATGAAGCTGATTTATTGGTCGTCAGCGTTCGTCGCAAGCCACTGCCGGGTGAGCAGCTGCAACGCGTTCGCGATTATATTTCTGCCGGAAAATCCGTGCTCGGTATTCGTACCGCAAGTCATGCGTTTTGCCTACGGAATTCCGCGCCGCCGGAGGGGCTCGTCGATTGGCCGGAGTTCGATCGTGAGGTCTTCGGTGGTAACTACACCAATCACCATCCGAACACGCTTTCATCGAAGGTGTTTCCGGCTGCCCCGCTTCCACAGCAGTCTCCCCTGGCGAGAGGGATTGAAATTCGCCCCTTTCGGCAAGGTGGATCTCTGTACAAAGTGCGTCCGCTAGTCAGCACGGCGACGGTCTTAGCCATCGGCCGTGCAGAGGGTGTGGGCGACGAACCGGTCGCTTGGGCGTACACCCGAGTTGACGGCGGGCAGTCGTTTTACACGTCGCTCGGTCATCGCCAAGATTTTCGGACAGACGAGTTTATCGAACTACTCGATCAGGTCATCAAAACGTACAGCGGTGTAGGAAACACCCACTGA